The Coriobacteriia bacterium region GAAGGTACATTCCGAATCATCGAGCGGTCACCTGAGCTGGGCATGCCTCCGATCGTGGCGAGCAAGTCACTTGACGAGGCGACCGTCGATCAGGTCCGTCAGAGCCTGCTCCACGCGGCCGCTCGGGGCGTCATACCCGTTGGCAGTGTTGTCACCGGGTTCCGCGCTGCCAACGATTCGGAGTACGACTTCGCCCGGGTGCTCGACGCGACTGACCGGCGCTTGGAGCAGAAAGCTTTCGGGAGTGCCCACCAGTGAGGCAATTACTGAGACCAGGCTCGCTCGGCCGCCGCGTGTTCCTGGCGCTCATTGTTGGAGAGCTGGTATTTGCCATCGTGATGGGCGTCACCATCGGTGTGTTCACCACACTTGCCGATGTGCGGCAGCGCGAGGAAGCGGTCAGGCAGATAAGCTCGTCGATTGCCGCCGGGCTCATGCCCATGATTGCGGACCAGCAAATCACACACGTTCAAGCGCAGCTGTCGAGCATCGTCCAGACAGCCAACGTTCACGACGTCATCGGGATCGGCATACGAGACGCTTCCGGGACCGAGATCGCGCATCAAGGAGCGGCGCTGACCGAAACCCCCGGGGCGCAGCAAGGTCTACTGACGCCCTTGGCGCCGCTGCTGAAGAATCAAGTCGTTGTCCAGCCGGTTGTAGTAGACGGGCTACAGGTTGCTACCGTGTCGATTCTGTTCTCCCCGCCGGGGATGGACTCACTGAAGGTTCCGATAATCGCATCGGTGGTCGTACTGCTGTCTGTGATCGTCGTGTCGCTGCCGTGGACCGCGTGGAAGCTCACAACGGACGTAGTGGAGCCGCTTGACGAACTTGGCGCTTTCGCGACGCAGATTGCCGAGGGCGATCTCGACGCGTCGCCGCCCACACGAAGAGGCGGTGAGATAGGCGAACTCCAGGAAACCCTGGGTCGCATGAGCGTCCAACTGAAGTACCGCGACGATCAGCTCAGGGGCTCGTACTCGGATCTCGCGAAAGCCTACGGGGACCTCGACCGCGCCAAACACGAGATTGAACAACTTGCCGCCTTGAAGGCCGATTTTGTCGCCATCGCAGCGCA contains the following coding sequences:
- a CDS encoding HAMP domain-containing sensor histidine kinase, yielding MFLALIVGELVFAIVMGVTIGVFTTLADVRQREEAVRQISSSIAAGLMPMIADQQITHVQAQLSSIVQTANVHDVIGIGIRDASGTEIAHQGAALTETPGAQQGLLTPLAPLLKNQVVVQPVVVDGLQVATVSILFSPPGMDSLKVPIIASVVVLLSVIVVSLPWTAWKLTTDVVEPLDELGAFATQIAEGDLDASPPTRRGGEIGELQETLGRMSVQLKYRDDQLRGSYSDLAKAYGDLDRAKHEIEQLAALKADFVAIAAHELRSPLTTITLYAELLETGALSELEPKALDAVEVIGSASARLGSIVSDLMDSALLERGLMPIQFGDVWVSELVGNAARDAQLMAQSHDITIRFEDFTPDTVIRGDALRLRQVLDNLLSNAVKYSPAGTQVDVRLGTDADFIDIEVADQGIGVSQGDKHVLFTLFGRVDSGDGRDTSGLGLGLAISARIVEAHGGHLTYRDNERGRGSVFCARLPRGGREADLPSTTILVVGEDRHE